The Anomaloglossus baeobatrachus isolate aAnoBae1 chromosome 4, aAnoBae1.hap1, whole genome shotgun sequence genome contains the following window.
GCATGCGCAGACATGACCCAGGGACCTCTAGCGTCCAGACTGCAAGCTATATGCGCAGTCGATCTTTGAAGACAGAGTAGCCTTATATGCTGATTGGTTGCCTGTGACCATGTGACCTTGATTGGCGCCGTGTTTTAAACCCGGACATCCTGTATtctgggcacacagccatggattatTCCTCCATACACATCAGATACCTGTGATTttccagcctcctgatgatccttacaTCTTGgaaaaggggaaacgcgtcgaggcattgAGGCATTGCAGAGCATCTCCTTTCAGGGAAGTAATTAATTTATATTATTTTCCCTGAGTGTGATTAACACTATGTTTATCTCTGCTCCATAACTATCTTTATGATTGCCTGAGGGCACTGCATTATATATTCgtacatcttatccagattgtgcCCTGTCCTTCTGGCAAAACTTTGCTATGAAGTTTGTCCATGAGCAATGGCCGTGATAATTATTATGTGAGAGGGGAGGATATTGAGTGACGGAATGTAAAAATAGTATTTTCTTCACTcatgccctccattatatatatatttgtctgaAGGACTTTTTCATGTGCGGCAATGGCTGCCCTAAATTGGTTTATTACCTTTTTCTGAGGCTGGGCACATGACTCATTGTGTTATTGTGTTAAACCTCCTTTACTGGAGGATATTAACTTTGTAATCTATATCTAGATCAATTTATATCCTGCATAATTCAATATCACAATCTGGCCATTTAgagtgtaattattattttaattcactagTTTTTAGGGCTTATTGAgggtaagccgacgtggaacgggggcgcccaaaacagttacggcgttaaACACTCAGTTGGTAGGCAGGAGCCAGGTCCCATAGGgcgctatagggaccccatatattaaaGCTCCTCCCCCTCTATTTGGTCCTTATGTGTTTATAACACTGGGTGTCTAAAAATGTTTTAATATATATTAATAAAGAATATTTTTAAGTGAATTTGAGGTTTGTTGGCCttgtaatactttaggggaaccaaacagaattctggtggattgaggggttgaataataaatgaccctctgaataaacttttcacaatttaaaaagagaaaaaacaaaaaagaaataacattcttttttgctgcatttcccacttccaggctgatctacagtccaaatgtcacaatgccaagttattccgaatgtgtaaacctgctaaatctgcagggggttgaatactacttgtaggcactgtatataccaggaggaggacatatataccaggatgagtagatatataccaggatggggacatcatcactaattattaccagTGATGGACAAGTGCGCTTGCTGCTGCTCAATAAATCATTGAGCATCGAGGAGTTAAGGTACTTGCAGTGCTTGGCTGAATATTGCGGGGGTTTGTGTACGCTCGATCCTCAGCCCAGTATTGCTGATGCTCGGATGTGTTGTTTGTGAAACATTGAACACAGCGCAGGCtcgtgtcggtgaatgatgggagccggcaccccggtgagagccacttgcagtctctgaatggctctcatcaTGGGGGGTATAAACaatgtgttcacatgtagtgtaaaaaatacaaaaataccccCCCCTGTCctggaaatgctctctttatggctgactgtatgtgagtGGAGAGACGATCTGCCCAATcacagacttccattatactcgttactcgagttgagcctgtCCAAGTGTCTGACCATCTCGACTCGAGTAGcgagcattgtagtgttcactcaCTATTATGAGCACCGAGTATTTTGTTGCTCACTCCTCACTAATTGTTACCTATTTATCTATTAGTCTTGTAGGTATGTTGCTATGGCACATGCTCTCATTTTGGGCATAGTTGGGGGTGACAGAGGAAACTTCCCCTCATGTGTAACCTCCTAGATGCTGCGGCAGCTATTGAGCACGGCGTCTAGGGGGTTGACTGATGTAAGAACCTTCCCTATGACTAATCTTGTAACAGCAAAGTACATAGTCATGAAGCAGGTAATTAACCTTTACGCATACATCATATAGAACCACTTTCAGCCACTTTGAAGTCATTTTATTGATTTCCAGACATCTCCGGTTTTCCTGCTTAGTTACAGCAATAGAACTGGACATCGTTGAGCCCTGTGTTATCGTCACAGGGAGTTTTCTCGTTCCCCTGAACTTTAGTTCTGAGGCCACAAATTCCTTTTGCGCAGGTCTCGCTCCAGTCTCCGTACTCGCCCCAGTACAGCCCTCTGCCTTCCACCTGGCCCTTGTCGGTGCATTGGAACTTGATGTTGTTCACGGCCGTGTCATCACCTTCTTTCTGATTTGGCTCCACACTCAAGGTGAATCCACTAAGGATTCCACAGTTGCAATATCTAGCAGGCTTCCAAACTCCCCACctataaagataaaaaaacccaaaaaataaaaCAATGAATTTTGAAGACAATTTTCTATTTGATCTAAGAGGTAGATCTATTTTAGCAAGGATAAATCAACTTTTATTTCACAGGTATGGATGCTTCTTGAGCGGGGGCAAATCCATTTTGAGCAGGGGCGGATCCATTTTGAGCAGGGGCAGATCCATTTTGAACAGGGGTGGATCAATTTACAGCTATGATATTTTTACAAAAGGGTGGTTCCATTTCTAAAGGCGTAAATTAATTTTACATAGGGGGTGGAGGAATTCTCTGCAGCCATTTTAACAGAGGTAGATCAATTTACAGGGAAATGATCGTTTTCATAAGACCTGAGGCATTTTGTTTTCAATTTATTTGCATTAATTTTCCGCACGGGTGGTTCCATTGTTTAGCAGCGATGGATCAATTTGCAGTTCGGACTAATTTTAAGGTGGAGGGGATCAGTTAGTACAGTAGTTTTAAATCTATTTTCTTTTATGAGGGGTGGAAACATTTTCAGCAGGGGTGGATCCATGTGCAGCAGGGGAGGAGCTATGTGGAGCAGGGGCGGATCTATGTGCAGCAGAGGCAGATCTATGTCCAGCGGGGACGGATCTATGTCCAGCAGGGGTAGATCTATGTCCAGCAGGGGTAGATCTATGTCCAGCAGGGGCAACTCTATGTCCAGCAGGGGCAACTCTATGTCCAGCAGGGGCAACTCTATGTCCAGCAGGGGCAACTCTATGTCCAGCAGGGGCAACTCTATGTCCAGCAGGGGCAACTCTATGTCCAGCGGGGGCAACTCTATGTCCAGCAGGGGCAACTCTATGTCCAGCAGGGGCGGATCTATGTCCAGCAGGGGCGGATCTATGTAAGGCAGAGGAGGATCTATGTTCAGCAGGGACGCATCTATGTTCAGCAGGGGCAGATCTATGTTCAGCGGGGGTAGATCTATGTTCAGCAGGGGTGGATCTACAgtaccttgtgaaagtattcggcccccttgaatttttcaaccttttcccacatttcaggcttcaaacataaagataagcgGGGCAACTCTATGTCCAGCAGGGGCAACTCTATGTCCAGCAGGGGCGGATCTATGTCCAGCAGGGGCGGATCTATGTAAGGCAGAGGAGGATCTATGTTCAGCAGGGACGCATCTATGTTCAGCAGGGGCAGATCTATGTTCAGCGGGGGTAGATCTATGTTCAGCAGGGGTGGATCTACAgtaccttgtgaaagtattcggcccccttgaatttttcaaccttttcccacatttcaggcttcaaacataaagataaaaattttaaattttatggtgaagtacaacaacaagtgggacacaattgtgaagttgaacgaaatttattgcttattttaaatgtttgtaaaaaataattgtcatgtaaaactgttgaagggtcttcacccCCCCCTCGTttccaccatcagccacagatcgtcatgacgattatctgatcagcctggaagcttaaggtatttacgacATGGGTGATGTTAGTTCTACAGAAAACAaaaatgcagagaaagacaatcctttgtccTATTGGCAGGAAAACTTCCAAAGCAGGTTTTAAGCGCTGCGTTaaagctagaaaaatgaaaaacatattgccagaatccctgtgtcgtGCGGAATCCAACACACCGTCTAGTTCCACAGGGAGATcgccggaatcacgacaaattagtattggccagtaaatttgtactagaggcgttggtatctatgtaaatgtaaaatcaagATATAAaaaatgacgctaatatctttcacctgtgtgacccaggagcaaagatatgaaaaaccctagaattaaggAACTGTgtaaccatctcaagcccagcccacaagagactgtaaaatgatgtcacagacaaGGGGGGCTAGGTAAGGCATAAGAGACAGCTCCTGTCTGTGGGGCTCAGTCAGTAagttggagggcatcatgaagggtgatgctggccgattataacatcttcttctcttggagcccctccctccctaagcttggacgtcacttctatggcacgagtttagtaagtttcacgtttataccttttatttttatgtaactgtccatACTCTATTTGTAttattcccttttgtaaattcttgtatatttttttaaacactgcctaatttcggattaaatatataaaaatttaatagtttctttcctcatgctttatatatgaatccaaaaccctgaagggccttatgctatctgaaacgggaccccagctatcccgaaaagctgtgtggtggcagcgtaattgttattgcatagaattattggagtgctatcattaagggtaccgaggtatatatagattccattagcgggaattggtgatatatacatttacccttgctgtgagacctccaatatttggcattattagctcagcagcctcatcttatgcattgtcctgcagtaccaaaaatggcctgcagacaaggggggcactagagagtagtcgtgtttgtgacaaatcagtgaacagctgcggatcccTGAGtgattccccggctgttcgtgacaataataaactgaaaattggggagtgcaatatcattcatcccctgtaagtgaatactttggagtgcccccttttgctgcgattacagctgcagtctcttggggtatgtgtctatcagttttgcacatgtagAGGCTGACATTCTCGCAATTctttctttgtaaacagctggagctgagtgaggttggatggaggcgtttgtgaacagcagttttcagctcttcccacaggttctcgattgggttcaggtctggactgtgccttggccattctaacacctggatacggttatttgtgaaccattccattgtagattttgctttatgtttgggatcattgtcttgttggaagacaaatctccgttctagtctcaggtcttttgcagactccaacaggttttcttcaagaattgtcctgtatttagctccatccatcttcccatcaattttaaccatctttcctgtccctgctgaagaaaagcaggcccaaaccatgatgctgccaccaccatgtttgacagtggggagggtgtgttcagggtgatgagctgtgttgcttttacgccaaacatatcgtttggcattgtgcccgaaaagtttgattttggtttcatctgagcagagccccttcttccacatgtttggtatctccaggtggcttgtggcaaactttaaacaacagtttttatggatatctttgagaaatggctttcttcttgccactcttccataaaggccagatttgtgcagtgtatgactgattgttgtcctatggacagacactcccacctcagctgtagatctctgcagatcatccagagggatcatgggcctcttggctgcatctctgatcagtcttctccttgtgtgagatgacagtttggatggacggccgggtcttggtagatttgcagtggtatgatgctccttccatttctatatgatcgcttgcacagtgctccttgggatgtttaaagttttggaaatctttttgcaaccaaatccggctttaaacttctccacaacagtatcacggacctgcctgttgtgttccttggtcttcatgatgctctctgtgccttacacagaacacagactatcacagagcgggggcatttatacggagacttgatcacacacagggg
Protein-coding sequences here:
- the LOC142302830 gene encoding vitelline membrane outer layer protein 1 homolog, yielding MLSKVLVLLLIVQTAQVLSNIISVSNGAQWGQWGEWVKCPNGSEARGFSLKVEDQHLKGDDTAVNGIRLHCTKCKPPHDEKTITSAVAPWGVWKPARYCNCGILSGFTLSVEPNQKEGDDTAVNNIKFQCTDKGQVEGRGLYWGEYGDWSETCAKGICGLRTKVQGNEKTPCDDNTGLNDVQFYCCN